A single Phragmites australis chromosome 4, lpPhrAust1.1, whole genome shotgun sequence DNA region contains:
- the LOC133915137 gene encoding zinc finger protein ZAT5-like yields the protein MKRLREQEEVSLALSLSTDSSATSDSSAAAPASKRARRRGPVVATSGEGDFVCRTCSRAFTSFQALGGHRTSHLRGRHGLELGVGAKALKQHKADSRDKLGARQQHECHICGLGFEMGQALGGHMRRHREEMIGADAAEEWVWRPHELAGHAASEPPVLLELFA from the coding sequence ATGAAGCGTTTGAGGGAACAGGAGGAGGTGTCGCTGGCGCTGTCGCTGAGCACGGACTCGTCGGCGACGTCGGACTCCtcggccgcggcgccggcgtcgAAGCGGGCGCGGCGGAGGGGGCCCGTGGTGGCGACGTCGGGGGAGGGGGACTTCGTCTGTAGGACCTGCAGCCGCGCCTTCACCTCCTTCCAGGCGCTCGGCGGGCACCGGACCAGCCACCTCCGCGGCCGCCACGGGCTCGAGCTCGGCGTCGGCGCCAAGGCGCTGAAGCAGCACAAGGCCGACAGCAGGGACAAGCTGGGGGCGAGGCAGCAGCACGAGTGCCACATCTGCGGGCTCGGGTTCGAGATGGGGCAGGCGCTGGGCGGGCACATGAGGAGGCACCGCGAGGAGATGATCGGCGCCGACGCCGCCGAAGAATGGGTCTGGCGCCCGCATGAGCTGGCCGGGCACGCCGCATCCGAGCCACCCGTCTTGCTCGAGCTGTTTGCTTAG
- the LOC133915133 gene encoding uncharacterized protein LOC133915133, producing MANASKHLQPSSKAGNDKKYQGTLVASPAKAISPKCVKHIVPSKQLILNGDTISHVASFLVKVVALEAVRRVSKARCPFIWNYIQALQILVYPPFSWIQRWAPLKFVVQGIQKLSMPLLFLSGTTTLSEWSAKRDDEPGSNIERPETPSEANEIASTSSTRDVADGTKDIVPENWLALLFRELEKQGITLPERFTEDELHRFYVAANGDFSCLLSSVKKTIRWRETFHILTLQELDLWSHLVFWHGFDTMLRPCLVIHLGLACSSIPPCDIPRFGQALVSQIDHGVVNLTNEEDPRITVLMDCHGISPFRFPMQMMRSFITVVEENYPNRLGVLCVVRLPPVVRVIAQTLTQVLKPSTKQKLRFEGDSYKKTLAEFLQIVPAFLGGKCSCSQCEKPRDSSVIQAGEGSKSQPHQISVDGGSPVTDFDFDEAEIVSPYSCENAIRAAIIGLLMVCIFIAFHAGMNDTTSVPASV from the exons ATGGCCAATGCAAGCAAACACTTGCAGCCTTCAAGCAAAGCAGGCAATGACAAGAAGTACCAGGGCACATTGGTTGCTTCTCCAGCAAAAGCAATTTCACCTAAGTGTGTGAAGCACATTGTGCCATCAAAACAACTGATATTGAATGGGGATACAATAAGTCACGTGGCATCATTTTTGGTCAAGGTTGTTGCTCTTGAGGCAGTAAGAAGAGTTTCTAAAGCAAGATGTCCTTTTATATGGAATTATATTCAAGCATTGCAAATTCTCGTGTATCCTCCATTTAGTTGGATTCAACGGTGGGCGCCACTCAAATTTGTTGTGCAAGGCATTCAG AAACTATCAATGCCACTGTTGTTTCTGTCTGGCACAACAACATTAAGTGAGTGGTCTGCTAAGCGCGATGATGAACCGGGTAGCAATATAGAGCGTCCTGAGACACCTTCTGAAGCAAATGAAATTGCATCAACTTCAAGCACTAG GGATGTTGCTGATGGCACAAAGGATATTGTGCCGGAGAATTGGCTTGCGTTACTTTTCAGGGAACTTGAGAAACAAGGCATCACTTTGCCTGAGAG GTTCACTGAAGATGAACTACACAGATTTTATGTTGCAGCAAATGGTGACTTTTCATGCTTGCTCTCTTCAGTTAAGAAGACAATTCGTTGGAGGGAAACATTCCACATACTTACATTGCAAGAACTTGATCTGTGGTCTCACTTAGTCTTTTGGCATGGATTTGACACTATGCTTCGGCCTTGTTTAGTAATCCATCTTGGACTTGCATGCTCTAGTATACCCCCTTGTGATATACCTCGTTTCGGGCAAGCACTGG TTTCTCAAATTGACCATGGTGTTGTAAATTTGACCAATGAAGAAGATCCGAGAATTACCGTTTTGATGGATTGTCACGGGATTTCTCCATTCAGATTTCCAATGCAAATGATGAGGTCGTTTATCACTGTAGTTGAAGAAAACTACCCAAATCGTCTTGGGGTATTATGTGTTGTCCGCCTTCCTCCTGTTGTCAGAGTTATTGCACAGACACTTACGCAA GTCTTGAAACCATCTACAAAGCAGAAGTTGCGCTTCGAGGGAGATTCATACAAGAAGACATTGGCGGAGTTCTTGCAGATTGTGCCAGCTTTTCTGGGTGGTAAGTGCAGTTGCTCGCAATGTGAGAAGCCACGTGATAGTTCAGTAATACAGGCAGGCGAAGGGAGCAAGAGCCAGCCTCACCAAATCAGCGTTGATGGTGGATCACCGGTCACAGACTTCGACTTCGATGAAGCAGAAATTGTGTCACCATATAGCTGTGAGAACGCCATAAGGGCCGCAATAATTGGTCTGCTGATGGTTTGCATCTTCATTGCGTTTCATGCTGGGATGAACGACACAACATCCGTTCCAGCCAGTGTCTGA
- the LOC133915136 gene encoding zinc finger protein ZAT12-like — MHTANPTASNSELNPSFSPACDLELIRPLPSSIKVSRFSYMKHPRDAGDATLSLALSLGAAGRGKKPRRGNAAGEGADQFVCRTCSRAFASFQALGGHRTSHLRPRHGLALGTAPAKATAKQEKPAAAVSHQCHVCGLGFEMGQALGGHMRRHREEAAAAAQAPPVLLQLFV, encoded by the coding sequence ATGCACACGGCAAACCCAACAGCAAGCAACTCCGAGCTTAATCCTAGCTTCTCCCCCGCCTGCGATCTTGAGCTCATCCGGCCGCTTCCTTCATCAATTAAGGTATCGCGGTTTTCGTACATGAAGCACCCGAGAGACGCCGGCGACGCGACCCTCTCCCTCGCGCTCTCCCTCGGCGCAGCCGGGCGCGGCAAGAAGCCGCGGCGCGGCAACGCGGCCGGCGAGGGCGCGGACCAGTTCGTGTGCAGGACGTGCAGCCGCGCGTTCGCGTCGTTCCAGGCGCTGGGCGGGCACCGCACCAGCCACCTGCGCCCCCGCCACGGCCTCGCGCTGGGGACGGCGCCGGCCAAGGCTACCGCTAAGCAGGAGAAGCCGGCGGCGGCCGTGAGCCACCAGTGCCACGTCTGCGGGCTCGGGTTCGAGATGGGCCAGGCGCTCGGTGGACACATGCGCCGGCACCgcgaggaggccgccgccgcggcccagGCGCCGCCCGTTCTTCTGCAGCTCTTTGTATAG
- the LOC133915135 gene encoding actin-depolymerizing factor 3 produces MANAASGVAVNDECMLKFSELQSKRLHRFITFKMDNQFKEVVVDQIGDRTTSYEDFTSTLPENDCRYAIYDFDFVTAEDVQKSRIFYILWSPSSAKVKSKMLYASSNQKFKSGLNGIQVELQATDASEISLDEIKDRAR; encoded by the exons ATG GCAAACGCAGCATCAGGAGTTGCGGTGAATGATGAGTGCATGCTGAAGTTCAGCGAGCTGCAGTCTAAGAGGCTGCACCGTTTCATAACTTTCAAGATGGACAATCAGTTTAAGGAGGTTGTTGTGGACCAGATTGGGGATCGCACAACAAGCTATGAGGATTTCACGAGCACCCTACCTGAAAATGACTGCCGTTACGCAATCTATGACTTCGACTTTGTTACTGCTGAGGATGTCCAAAAGAGCAGGATATTCTATATCCTATG GTCCCCATCCTCTGCAAAGGTGAAGAGCAAGATGCTGTACGCGAGCTCAAACCAAAAATTCAAGAGTGGGCTCAATGGCATTCAAGTGGAACTGCAAGCTACCGATGCTAGTGAAATCAGCCTTGATGAGATCAAGGATCGAGCGCGCTAG